One stretch of Hymenobacter chitinivorans DSM 11115 DNA includes these proteins:
- a CDS encoding T9SS type A sorting domain-containing protein — protein sequence MKKPLLLLLATLGASWSSAQAQTALAELTQAAAQRQFVPRNPLDVPFNAADAARSTTVRRNTRSTGYNWITSSNQWTSAPNSTALTYTAQALLQQAISVDSATRAPLNRLTYTYNPTGQATTSLTENWVNSAWQNSSQTNWTYDAQGRMLSQTSQTWTNGAWVNTFQYLYGYDAQGKMTSYSTLTWTNGAWKITSGYQIMTTYDTQNRLTEEMQSNWNSTSQVYGPSTRYQYTYSGTSALYSSYVLQTWVNTAWANASRATNFIYDTQNRLTYYENQSWSNNAWALSSRTTTTYAAGSNNNVTVTQSLAGTSWVDNSRTTRTYDAQGNQLNFYVEIWTNNAWQPTSGQRYFDAFNSNNDIIRRLYQRVDATNHVFVNANKFYYYDYQSFVLAARPGSLAAQVALYPNPASRTATLQLSGLQQAGAAAHVMVLNSLGQPVQHRQVRAQAGTLSLSLDLSSLPAGLYSVQVQTAEGATVQRLVKE from the coding sequence ATGAAAAAACCTTTACTCCTCTTGCTGGCAACGCTGGGCGCTTCCTGGTCCTCGGCCCAGGCCCAAACCGCACTGGCCGAACTCACGCAAGCCGCGGCCCAGCGCCAGTTTGTGCCGCGCAACCCGCTGGATGTCCCGTTTAATGCTGCCGACGCGGCCCGCTCCACAACCGTGCGCCGGAACACCCGCTCGACGGGCTACAACTGGATTACCTCTTCGAATCAGTGGACCTCGGCACCCAACAGCACGGCCCTGACCTACACGGCCCAGGCTCTGCTGCAACAGGCTATTTCGGTGGACTCGGCCACGCGGGCACCCCTCAACCGGCTGACTTATACTTACAACCCGACTGGCCAGGCCACCACCTCCCTCACCGAAAACTGGGTGAATTCGGCCTGGCAGAACAGCTCACAAACAAACTGGACTTACGACGCCCAGGGCCGCATGCTCAGCCAAACCTCCCAGACCTGGACCAACGGGGCCTGGGTAAACACGTTCCAGTATCTGTACGGTTACGATGCGCAGGGCAAGATGACGTCTTACTCGACCTTAACCTGGACCAACGGCGCCTGGAAAATAACGTCGGGCTACCAGATTATGACCACCTACGATACGCAAAACCGCCTGACGGAAGAAATGCAAAGTAACTGGAACAGCACCAGCCAGGTCTACGGGCCCAGCACCCGCTACCAGTACACCTACTCCGGTACTTCGGCCCTCTACAGCAGCTACGTGCTACAGACCTGGGTTAATACCGCCTGGGCAAACGCCTCCCGGGCCACAAACTTCATCTACGACACCCAGAACCGGCTCACGTACTACGAAAACCAGTCGTGGAGCAACAACGCCTGGGCACTATCCTCGCGCACCACGACCACCTACGCGGCCGGCTCCAACAACAACGTAACCGTAACGCAGAGCCTGGCCGGTACCAGCTGGGTTGATAACAGCCGCACTACGCGCACCTACGACGCCCAGGGCAACCAGCTAAACTTCTACGTCGAAATCTGGACTAATAACGCCTGGCAGCCGACTTCGGGCCAGCGTTACTTCGACGCCTTCAACTCTAACAACGACATTATTCGCCGCTTGTACCAGCGGGTTGACGCCACAAACCACGTCTTCGTCAACGCCAACAAGTTCTATTACTACGATTACCAGAGCTTTGTATTAGCCGCCCGCCCCGGCAGCCTGGCCGCCCAGGTAGCCCTTTACCCCAACCCCGCTTCCCGCACTGCTACCCTGCAGCTCAGCGGCTTGCAGCAGGCCGGAGCCGCCGCCCACGTTATGGTGCTCAACAGCCTGGGGCAGCCCGTGCAGCACCGGCAGGTCCGCGCCCAGGCCGGAACCCTGAGCTTGTCCCTAGACCTGAGCAGCCTGCCCGCGGGCCTGTACTCGGTGCAGGTGCAAACGGCCGAAGGCGCCACCGTGCAGCGCCTGGTCAAGGAGTAG
- a CDS encoding NAD-dependent epimerase/dehydratase family protein, whose translation MKLQKTALIAGASGLVGSQLLPLLLASDRYAKVIAVGRRPVPMVHPKLEQRVLDMDQLEQHRLSLIADDVFCCLGTTMRQAGSKQAFYKVDYLYVVKLAALTAANFAAQFMVVSAMGAAADSRFYYNRVKGEMEDAVRQLPFRAIHIFRPSLLLGERAEKRAGERIGAVLLSVLRPLLLGPLRKYRGVPAAAVAQAMLRAAEDDGGGIKVHLSDEIAVGRTLRR comes from the coding sequence ATGAAACTCCAGAAAACTGCTCTTATTGCCGGCGCCAGCGGCCTCGTTGGCAGTCAACTGCTGCCTCTGCTGCTGGCCTCCGACCGTTACGCCAAAGTCATTGCCGTGGGCCGGCGGCCGGTGCCCATGGTACACCCCAAGCTGGAGCAGCGCGTGCTGGACATGGACCAGCTGGAGCAGCACCGCCTCTCGCTCATTGCCGACGACGTGTTCTGCTGCCTGGGCACTACCATGCGGCAGGCCGGCTCCAAGCAGGCTTTCTACAAAGTCGACTACCTGTACGTGGTGAAGTTGGCCGCCCTGACGGCGGCCAACTTCGCGGCCCAGTTTATGGTTGTGTCGGCCATGGGCGCCGCGGCCGATTCACGCTTTTACTACAACCGCGTGAAGGGCGAAATGGAAGACGCCGTGCGGCAGCTGCCATTCCGGGCAATTCATATTTTCCGCCCGTCGCTGCTGCTGGGCGAGCGGGCCGAAAAGCGGGCCGGGGAACGAATTGGCGCCGTCCTGCTGAGTGTGCTCAGGCCGCTGCTGCTGGGGCCGCTGCGCAAGTACAGAGGCGTACCGGCCGCTGCCGTGGCCCAGGCCATGCTGCGGGCCGCCGAAGATGACGGAGGCGGGATTAAAGTGCACTTATCGGATGAAATTGCGGTGGGCCGTACTTTGCGGCGCTAA
- a CDS encoding CvfB family protein: MLALGDFNELEVARAVDFGLYLTSDDGDLLIPGKYVPEGTQVGDWLRVFVYRDSEDRLIATTLEPYVRVNQFAALTVRDVSSVGAFLDWGLEKDLFLPYSNQWRNLRPGQRVTVYVYLDETTDRIVATAKWDRFLSEEPFPGQTGDEVQLFIAAETDLGYSAIVNGTHQGLLYYNEVFKPLRLGDTPTGYVRQIRPDGKLDISLQKLGYAEALDAAQVILDALRKANGSLPLSDKSEADDIYRRLGMSKKVFKKALGSLYKQGLVQLLPEQTRLVEGK, encoded by the coding sequence ATGCTTGCGCTAGGCGATTTTAACGAACTGGAAGTGGCCCGCGCGGTCGATTTTGGCTTGTATCTGACTTCCGACGACGGCGACCTGCTGATTCCGGGCAAGTACGTGCCCGAGGGTACCCAGGTCGGCGACTGGCTGCGCGTGTTCGTGTACCGCGACTCCGAAGACCGGCTCATTGCCACTACCCTGGAGCCCTACGTGCGCGTCAACCAGTTTGCGGCCCTCACCGTGCGCGACGTGAGCAGCGTGGGCGCCTTTTTGGACTGGGGCCTGGAAAAGGACCTGTTCTTGCCCTACAGCAACCAGTGGCGCAACCTGCGCCCCGGCCAGCGCGTGACGGTGTACGTGTACCTGGACGAAACCACGGACCGTATCGTGGCCACGGCCAAGTGGGACCGGTTCCTGAGCGAGGAGCCCTTCCCCGGCCAGACCGGCGACGAGGTGCAGCTCTTCATTGCCGCCGAAACCGATTTGGGCTACTCGGCCATCGTCAATGGTACCCACCAGGGCCTGCTGTATTACAACGAGGTGTTTAAGCCCCTGCGCCTGGGCGACACGCCTACGGGCTACGTGCGCCAGATCCGGCCCGACGGCAAGCTCGATATCAGCCTGCAAAAGCTGGGCTACGCCGAGGCCCTCGACGCGGCCCAGGTAATTCTGGACGCCCTGCGCAAGGCCAATGGCAGCCTGCCGCTCTCCGACAAAAGTGAGGCCGACGACATTTACCGCCGCCTGGGCATGAGCAAGAAAGTGTTCAAGAAAGCGCTGGGCTCGTTATATAAGCAGGGCCTGGTACAACTGTTGCCCGAGCAAACGCGTCTGGTAGAGGGAAAATAG
- a CDS encoding BamA/TamA family outer membrane protein, with translation MLRRLLGLLALLLVAGSARAQQPAKPVVTDSMRTQPETRRDSLRRRFDQERVLTGLKAYTRRKTIAGKAASAIFNFTERQEDRVGIDVELLDRQFDQHNYKIVRRIDIRALDAFGYSVSDPTREPRNILERTGNSFHVTTSRARVRQLLLFRMGEELAPQALAESERLLRQTPELLDARVFVDEETTTQDSVDIRIITKDVFSIGANFQLRDVGAGVVEADDINFLGQGHQVRNRFEYGRTEPQSWSYEGSYVVPFRNFINGQVRYRNEFQYREQAISFSRDFYSLNTRYAGAVSVRLSQQGIPLTLPDQPTTYLPADYSIKDAWLGRSFRLRSYDLGYENPARLIVSGRIINTNYTARPNPDYLNSSLVLGTVGYSVRRYYKDKYLFGFGRTEDIPTGTLLSLTAGYDFNDKSNRTYYALRAATGGFSLRNGYLYLSGEFGSFIRQRDHDWQQGLLSTEVLYFTRLYHTGNWQWRHFFWNRSALGFNRLPGEQGLLIDGNRGLRGFSSDMRGTSRFVLNYETTVFTPVSFLGFRVAGVAFVDAAWLANKPGQELPFRNTPYTGFGLGLRLRNEYIAVRTVQLLLGFYPRGQTTTNGFRVFENARPYYDFPDFNFAQPNTVRYE, from the coding sequence GTGCTGCGCCGCCTCCTGGGGCTGCTGGCGCTGCTATTGGTAGCGGGCAGCGCCCGGGCCCAGCAGCCTGCCAAGCCCGTCGTGACGGACTCGATGCGGACCCAGCCCGAAACCCGGCGCGACTCCCTGCGCCGCCGCTTCGACCAGGAGCGGGTGCTCACGGGCCTGAAGGCCTATACCCGCCGCAAAACCATTGCCGGCAAGGCCGCCTCGGCCATCTTTAACTTCACCGAGCGCCAGGAAGACCGGGTCGGCATCGACGTGGAGCTGCTCGACCGGCAGTTTGACCAGCACAATTACAAAATCGTGCGCCGCATTGATATCCGGGCCCTCGACGCGTTTGGCTACAGCGTGTCGGACCCCACGCGGGAGCCGCGCAACATTCTGGAGCGCACCGGCAACAGCTTTCACGTGACGACCTCCCGGGCCCGGGTGCGGCAGTTGCTGCTGTTTCGGATGGGCGAAGAGCTAGCGCCCCAGGCCCTGGCCGAATCGGAGCGTCTGCTGCGCCAAACCCCCGAGCTGCTCGACGCCCGCGTATTTGTGGACGAGGAAACGACCACCCAGGACAGCGTCGACATCCGCATTATTACCAAGGACGTGTTCAGCATCGGGGCCAACTTCCAGCTGCGCGACGTGGGCGCGGGCGTGGTCGAAGCCGACGACATCAACTTCCTGGGCCAGGGCCACCAGGTGCGCAACCGTTTCGAGTACGGCCGCACCGAGCCCCAGTCGTGGAGCTACGAGGGCAGCTACGTGGTGCCGTTCCGCAACTTTATCAACGGGCAGGTGCGCTACCGCAACGAGTTTCAGTACCGGGAGCAGGCCATCAGCTTTTCCCGTGACTTTTACTCGCTCAATACCCGCTACGCCGGGGCCGTATCGGTGCGCCTCTCCCAGCAGGGCATCCCGCTGACCCTGCCCGACCAGCCCACGACGTACCTGCCGGCCGACTACAGCATCAAGGATGCCTGGCTGGGCCGCTCGTTTCGGCTGCGCAGTTATGATTTGGGCTACGAAAACCCCGCTCGTCTCATCGTCTCGGGCCGGATAATTAACACGAACTACACGGCCCGGCCCAACCCGGATTACCTCAACTCATCCTTGGTGCTGGGCACGGTGGGCTACAGCGTGCGGCGCTACTACAAGGACAAGTACCTGTTCGGCTTCGGCCGCACCGAGGACATTCCGACCGGCACGCTCCTAAGTTTAACCGCCGGCTACGACTTCAACGATAAGTCCAACCGCACGTATTACGCCCTGCGCGCGGCCACCGGCGGCTTCAGCCTGCGCAATGGCTACCTGTACTTGAGCGGGGAGTTTGGCTCCTTTATCCGACAGCGCGACCATGACTGGCAACAGGGCCTGCTCAGCACCGAGGTACTGTACTTTACCCGCCTTTACCACACCGGCAACTGGCAGTGGCGACACTTCTTCTGGAACCGCTCGGCCCTGGGCTTCAACCGCCTGCCCGGCGAGCAAGGCCTGCTCATCGACGGTAACCGGGGCCTGCGGGGCTTTTCTTCGGACATGCGGGGCACCAGCCGCTTCGTGCTCAACTACGAAACCACCGTCTTTACGCCCGTTTCCTTCCTGGGCTTCCGCGTGGCCGGCGTGGCCTTCGTGGATGCGGCCTGGCTGGCTAACAAGCCCGGCCAGGAGCTGCCCTTCCGCAACACGCCCTACACCGGTTTTGGCCTGGGCCTGCGCCTGCGCAACGAGTACATTGCCGTGCGCACCGTGCAGCTGCTGCTGGGCTTCTACCCCCGGGGCCAAACCACGACCAACGGCTTCCGCGTCTTCGAAAACGCCCGCCCCTACTACGACTTCCCCGATTTCAACTTCGCCCAGCCCAACACCGTGCGCTACGAGTAG
- a CDS encoding putative DNA modification/repair radical SAM protein, giving the protein MNERIQEKLSILADAAKYDVSCSSSGGKRKNENKGLGNAEGMGICHSFTEDGRCVSLLKILLTNYCIFDCAYCVSRRSNDVKRAAFTVDEVVDLTMNFYRRNYIEGLFLSSGIFKDSDYTMERLVRIIKKLRTEHKFNGYIHVKTIPGASPELIAEAGLYADRLSVNIELPSELSLTTLAPEKNYQEILTPMGQIRDGITQNKEEKALFKKVPNFAAAGQSTQLIVGASAENDHQIIKLTDSLYKGYGLKRVYYSGYIPVSGDARLPQVTQPPVIREHRLYQTDWLMRFYGFEADEILDPEHPFLDLEIDPKLAWALRNRHVFPVDINSADYEMILRIPGVGARSAKRIVAARRFSPLSLDHLHKFGVVLKRAKYFITCKGQALETRDYDEQSIRRQILFGAGSVRSALVTQQLDLFAQAS; this is encoded by the coding sequence ATGAACGAGCGGATTCAGGAAAAGCTAAGTATTTTGGCAGATGCCGCGAAGTACGACGTGTCGTGCTCCAGCAGCGGCGGCAAGCGCAAAAACGAGAACAAAGGCCTGGGCAACGCCGAGGGCATGGGCATCTGCCACTCGTTTACCGAAGACGGCCGCTGCGTGTCTTTGCTCAAGATTCTGCTGACCAACTACTGCATCTTCGACTGCGCCTACTGCGTTTCGCGCCGCTCCAACGACGTGAAGCGCGCCGCCTTCACCGTGGATGAAGTCGTGGATCTGACCATGAACTTCTACCGCCGCAACTACATCGAAGGCCTGTTCCTGAGTTCCGGCATCTTCAAGGATTCGGACTACACGATGGAGCGGCTGGTGCGCATTATCAAAAAGCTGCGCACCGAGCACAAGTTCAACGGCTACATCCACGTCAAGACCATTCCCGGCGCCTCGCCCGAGCTCATTGCCGAAGCCGGCCTCTACGCCGACCGCCTGAGCGTGAACATCGAGTTGCCCTCGGAGCTGAGTTTGACCACCCTGGCCCCGGAGAAAAATTACCAGGAAATCCTGACCCCCATGGGCCAGATCCGGGACGGGATTACCCAGAACAAGGAGGAAAAGGCCCTCTTCAAGAAGGTGCCCAATTTCGCCGCGGCCGGCCAGAGCACCCAGCTCATCGTGGGGGCCTCGGCCGAAAACGACCACCAGATCATCAAGCTCACCGACTCGCTCTACAAAGGCTACGGCCTGAAGCGGGTGTACTACTCGGGCTACATCCCGGTAAGCGGCGACGCCCGCCTGCCCCAAGTCACCCAGCCGCCCGTGATTCGGGAGCACCGCCTCTACCAGACCGACTGGCTCATGCGGTTCTACGGCTTCGAGGCCGACGAAATCCTGGACCCCGAGCACCCGTTTCTGGACCTCGAAATTGACCCCAAACTGGCCTGGGCCCTGCGCAACCGCCACGTGTTTCCGGTCGACATCAACTCGGCCGACTACGAGATGATTCTGCGCATTCCCGGGGTAGGAGCCCGTTCGGCCAAGCGCATCGTGGCCGCCCGCCGCTTCTCGCCACTCAGCCTCGACCACCTGCACAAGTTCGGAGTGGTGCTCAAGCGGGCCAAATACTTTATTACCTGCAAGGGCCAGGCCCTCGAAACCCGCGACTACGACGAGCAAAGCATCCGCCGCCAGATCTTATTCGGCGCGGGTTCGGTCCGCTCGGCGCTGGTCACCCAGCAGCTCGATTTGTTTGCCCAGGCCAGTTAA
- a CDS encoding alpha/beta fold hydrolase gives MLAVKRRVHYELEHHYVDTNGIRLHVVQCGPVHGPLVVLLHGFPEFWYAWHRQLHALAAAGYRVWAPDQRGYNLSEKPRRVADYRVDALAQDVLGLLDAAGEQQAFIVGHDWGAAVTWHLAAHYPTRVRKAAVLNVPHPSVMVRTLRRSVEQLRKSWYIFFFQLPVLPEWLVRRRNWAFGRQALVGSSRRGTFSTADLAEYVAAWQQPRAMRSMINWYRAAVRAPRQTKSAGRVTVPVHIIWGVKDAFLKREMAEKSLLLCDQAQLTYLPASHWVQHEEAEAVNALLLRFFDA, from the coding sequence ATGCTAGCGGTAAAGCGTAGGGTGCACTACGAGCTCGAACACCACTACGTCGACACGAACGGAATCCGCCTGCACGTGGTGCAGTGCGGCCCCGTGCACGGACCGCTCGTGGTGCTGCTGCACGGCTTTCCCGAGTTCTGGTACGCCTGGCACCGGCAGCTGCACGCGCTGGCCGCGGCCGGCTACCGGGTGTGGGCCCCCGACCAGCGCGGTTACAACCTGAGCGAAAAGCCCCGCCGGGTGGCCGACTACCGCGTCGACGCCCTGGCCCAAGACGTGCTGGGCTTGCTCGACGCGGCCGGCGAGCAGCAGGCCTTTATTGTGGGGCACGACTGGGGCGCGGCCGTAACCTGGCATCTGGCGGCGCACTACCCGACCCGGGTGCGCAAGGCGGCGGTGCTGAACGTGCCGCACCCGAGCGTGATGGTTCGCACGTTGCGGCGCAGCGTGGAGCAGTTGCGCAAAAGCTGGTACATCTTCTTTTTTCAGCTGCCCGTGTTGCCCGAGTGGCTGGTGCGCCGCCGCAACTGGGCCTTTGGGCGGCAGGCGCTGGTGGGCAGCAGCCGGCGGGGCACGTTCAGCACCGCCGACCTGGCCGAGTACGTGGCCGCCTGGCAGCAGCCCCGGGCTATGCGCAGCATGATCAACTGGTACCGGGCCGCCGTGCGGGCTCCGCGCCAAACTAAGTCGGCGGGGCGGGTGACGGTGCCCGTGCACATCATTTGGGGGGTGAAAGATGCTTTTTTAAAGCGGGAAATGGCCGAAAAAAGCCTGTTGCTCTGCGACCAGGCCCAACTGACCTACCTGCCGGCCAGCCATTGGGTACAGCACGAGGAGGCCGAGGCCGTAAACGCGTTGCTGCTGCGCTTTTTCGACGCCTGA
- a CDS encoding TIGR03915 family putative DNA repair protein codes for MSRSLTPLNHANQAGKPRAAVRPTAPLLTAPALDYAYDGSFEGLLTVLFSIYDRKAAPNSIQPEGAVQGGLFTQPLLVETHEASAARVWEGLLHHMQEEARTRLFHAFLSEQADRELLIFRYVDLAMRSSQDIAENYTNDNVRRVAHLSQQMGREKHRMEAFVRFEKTSDELFHATIEPDFDVLPLIAPHFTKRYADQRWLIYDQRRHYGLYYDLHRTDIVQFEPDTAAPRRSGGVSATVLDEREPLFKVLWQTYFDHVNIPERKNIKLHRRHIPLRYWKYLSEKQPRETRFEPIRNKRPQP; via the coding sequence ATGAGCCGCTCCCTGACTCCTCTCAACCACGCTAACCAGGCCGGCAAGCCCCGCGCTGCCGTCCGCCCCACGGCTCCGCTGCTGACGGCCCCGGCGCTGGACTACGCCTACGACGGCTCCTTCGAGGGGCTGCTGACGGTGCTCTTCAGCATTTATGACCGTAAGGCCGCGCCCAACAGCATCCAGCCCGAAGGGGCGGTGCAGGGCGGACTGTTTACCCAGCCGCTGCTGGTCGAAACCCACGAGGCTTCGGCGGCGCGGGTCTGGGAGGGGCTGTTGCACCACATGCAGGAGGAGGCCCGGACGCGGCTGTTTCACGCTTTTCTGAGCGAGCAGGCCGACCGGGAGTTGCTCATTTTCCGGTACGTAGACCTGGCCATGCGCTCCAGCCAGGACATTGCCGAAAACTACACCAACGACAACGTGCGGCGCGTGGCCCACCTCTCGCAGCAGATGGGGCGCGAAAAGCACCGCATGGAGGCTTTCGTGCGTTTCGAAAAAACGTCCGATGAGCTGTTTCACGCCACCATCGAGCCCGATTTTGACGTGCTGCCCCTCATTGCGCCCCACTTTACCAAGCGCTACGCCGACCAGCGCTGGCTGATTTACGACCAGCGCCGGCACTACGGCCTCTACTACGATTTGCACCGCACCGACATCGTGCAGTTTGAGCCCGACACGGCCGCACCGCGCCGCTCGGGGGGGGTGTCGGCCACGGTGCTTGATGAGCGGGAACCCCTGTTTAAAGTGTTGTGGCAGACGTATTTCGACCACGTCAATATTCCGGAGCGCAAGAATATCAAGCTGCACCGGCGGCACATTCCGCTGCGCTACTGGAAGTACCTGAGCGAAAAGCAGCCCCGGGAAACCCGCTTCGAGCCCATCCGCAATAAGCGGCCCCAGCCCTAG
- the rfbD gene encoding dTDP-4-dehydrorhamnose reductase gives MGSVLVFGASGQLGQCLAHVARERSMTDLVFLPEAQANILDPAGLQGLFAQYQPSYVINCAAYTAVDKAEDEVDLARNVNRDGAGNLSRLCAQHNSILIHISTDFVFAGTGNQPLVETDETAPISVYGLTKLEGEQAVAEFTSRYFVLRTSWLYSEYAGNFVKTMLKLGRERDELRVIWDQLGTPTYAIDLAGCILSIIASGNQQFGTYHYSNEGVTSWYDFATAIFELSRTTVKTIPIRTAEYPTKATRPAYSVMDKTKAKTQLGVAIPHWQESLRVCISRLMATEA, from the coding sequence ATGGGTAGTGTATTGGTTTTTGGGGCTTCCGGGCAATTGGGGCAGTGTCTGGCGCACGTAGCGCGGGAAAGAAGCATGACCGACCTGGTTTTTCTGCCCGAGGCGCAGGCCAATATTCTCGACCCAGCCGGGCTACAGGGCCTTTTTGCGCAGTATCAGCCCTCGTACGTCATCAACTGCGCCGCCTACACGGCCGTGGATAAAGCCGAGGACGAGGTGGACCTGGCCCGCAACGTCAACCGGGATGGGGCGGGCAACTTGAGCCGGCTCTGTGCCCAGCACAACTCGATTCTGATTCACATTTCCACCGACTTCGTGTTTGCCGGCACCGGCAACCAGCCGCTGGTGGAAACCGACGAAACGGCCCCCATCAGCGTGTATGGGCTTACCAAGCTGGAAGGCGAGCAGGCGGTAGCGGAGTTTACCAGCCGGTATTTCGTGCTGCGTACCAGCTGGCTGTATTCCGAGTACGCCGGCAACTTCGTGAAAACCATGCTCAAGCTGGGCCGGGAGCGGGACGAGCTGCGCGTCATCTGGGACCAGCTGGGCACGCCCACCTACGCCATTGACTTGGCCGGCTGCATTCTGAGCATCATTGCCAGCGGCAACCAGCAGTTTGGGACTTACCACTACAGCAACGAGGGCGTTACCTCGTGGTACGACTTTGCAACGGCCATCTTCGAGCTGAGCCGGACGACGGTAAAAACCATTCCCATTCGCACGGCAGAGTATCCCACCAAGGCTACGCGCCCGGCCTACTCGGTAATGGACAAGACCAAAGCCAAAACTCAGCTGGGAGTGGCCATTCCGCACTGGCAGGAAAGTTTGCGTGTGTGCATCAGCCGCCTAATGGCCACCGAAGCGTAG
- a CDS encoding MFS transporter, translating into MISSASQATTAPKAHAAPALTPGLVWLMAIACGLVVANIYYNQPLLADIGRTFRLTDSQASLVATLTQVGYTLGLFFVVPLGDKLERKRLILVLLLFSAGAMAAAALAPSFLLLIGASLLIGIFSAVPQLLVPMAAHLASDAERGRVVGKIMSGLLIGILASRTLSGYIGAHGGWRLVFGIGSGVMLALALVLAVKLPKDQPEFGGTYGSLMKSLATLTRTLPVLRKSALTGAFLFASFSVFWTTLVFFLEGSPYFYKSDVAGFFGLIGALGALAAPLAGKSADTRGPAYAINIGILMALVAYLVLAFGGYHLAGLILGVIVLDIGVQATHISNQSRIFSLVPEARSRLNTIYMTLYFIGGSVGSLVGGTAWHHYQWPGVCGVGLGFVAAAWLVNRFYGNVRPT; encoded by the coding sequence ATGATTTCTTCTGCTTCCCAAGCCACTACCGCCCCCAAGGCCCACGCTGCTCCCGCCCTCACGCCCGGCCTGGTGTGGCTCATGGCCATAGCCTGCGGCCTGGTAGTGGCCAATATTTACTACAACCAGCCCCTGCTGGCCGATATTGGCCGCACGTTCCGGCTCACCGACAGCCAGGCCAGCCTGGTGGCCACGCTCACGCAGGTGGGCTACACGCTGGGCCTGTTTTTCGTGGTGCCGCTGGGCGACAAGCTGGAGCGCAAACGCCTGATTCTGGTGTTACTGCTGTTTTCGGCCGGCGCCATGGCCGCCGCGGCCCTGGCCCCGTCCTTTCTGCTGCTGATTGGGGCCAGCCTGCTCATTGGCATCTTTTCGGCCGTGCCCCAGCTGCTGGTACCCATGGCTGCCCACCTGGCCTCCGACGCCGAGCGGGGCCGGGTCGTGGGCAAAATCATGAGCGGGTTGCTGATTGGTATTCTGGCCTCCCGCACGCTGAGCGGCTACATCGGGGCCCACGGCGGCTGGCGGCTGGTGTTCGGCATCGGCAGCGGCGTCATGCTGGCCCTGGCCCTGGTGCTGGCTGTGAAATTACCCAAGGACCAGCCCGAGTTTGGGGGCACTTACGGCAGCCTGATGAAGTCCTTGGCCACGCTCACCCGCACGCTGCCGGTGCTGCGCAAGTCGGCCCTGACTGGGGCTTTCCTGTTTGCCTCGTTCAGCGTGTTCTGGACCACGCTGGTGTTCTTCCTGGAAGGCAGCCCCTACTTCTACAAGAGCGACGTGGCCGGCTTTTTCGGGCTGATTGGGGCCCTGGGCGCCCTCGCGGCCCCGTTGGCGGGCAAATCGGCCGATACGCGCGGACCGGCCTACGCCATCAACATCGGTATTCTGATGGCCCTGGTAGCTTACCTGGTCCTGGCCTTTGGCGGCTACCACTTGGCGGGCCTGATTTTGGGCGTTATCGTGCTCGATATTGGTGTGCAGGCGACTCATATTTCCAACCAGTCGCGCATTTTTTCCCTGGTTCCCGAAGCCCGCAGCCGCCTCAACACCATCTACATGACCCTGTATTTCATTGGGGGCTCGGTGGGCTCGTTGGTGGGCGGCACAGCCTGGCACCACTACCAGTGGCCGGGCGTGTGCGGCGTGGGTTTGGGCTTCGTGGCAGCAGCCTGGCTGGTCAACCGGTTTTACGGCAACGTCCGCCCTACCTAA